The genome window AATGATTACTGTTTCTTCCGAAAATCCTGAAGTTGCTGCACCTTATAATTTGAATGTGATTTCACTTCAAGGAGCGACTGAAAATGTTGTTGGCACTCAGCGAATTCAAACCTATATTTTAGATAAAGCGGGTAAAATTGATTTTCCGATATTGGGTTCAGTTGTTTTAGGGGGATTAACTAAGACAGAAGCGGTGGCTACTTTGAAGGGCTTATTGAAAGATCATGTTAGTGATGCGGTTGTTAATTTAAGAATTTTAAATTTTAAAGTTACGGTTTTGGGTGAGGTTCAAAAACCGGGTACTTATACTGTTTCTAGTGAGCGCATTACTTTGTTGGAAGCTATTGGTATGTCGGGTGATATGACTATATATGGGAATCGAAAAAATGTGTTGCTAATTCGCGAAAAGAACGGTACCAAAACGACGGAGCGAATAGATTTAACCAAATCGGATTTTTTGAATTCATCGTCGTATTACCTTTCTCAAAATGATGTTGTTTATGTAGAGCCAAACAAAACTAGGATTAATTCTTCCGTTGTTGGTCCTAATTTAACGGTTGGAATATCTGCACTATCTTTAATTGTTACCATTATTGCTTTAACTGTTAAATAAGTATGAATCCAAATTCTATAGAAAATTCTACTACAGCTACCTTTAATCTTAAGGAAGAACTAGAAAATTATTTGATTTATTGGCGTTGGTTTGTTTTAAGCTTAGTTGTTTGTATAACTGTAGCTTTTTTGTATTTACGCTATGCCATTCCAAATTATAAAGCGGTTGCTACAATTTTAGTTCAAGATGAGCGTAAAGGTTCTATGGCTTCTGAACTTTCTGCTTTTGAAGATTTGGGTTTGTTAAACAATGTAAAAAACAATGTAGATAATGAGATTGAGGTTATTAAATCGCGTCGTTTGATTGAATCTGCTATTCGTGATTTGTCTTTGCAGGTATCTTATTTTAGTATTGGACGAGTAAAATCGGAGGAGTTGTATACCAATAGCCCTATAGCGGTTGTGTTTTCTACGACTACGCCAGAATTTGACTCTAGCTCATCTCGTTTTGAGGTTCAATTTACAGCTATAAATCGATTTGATTTGGCGACTGGTGAAGGGAAATCCCTTGGGAATTACTCGATAGGAGTTCCAATTTCCTATAAGGGTTCGACTTTTGTAGTTTTACCTCGTAAGAAAAAACCAATACAACCCGATACGCACCTTTTGGTTGCAGTAACGCCTATTTCTAATTTAGTTGAGGATTTTAAATCTCGTTTAACGATTGCTACTATTGGAAAGAATACTAGTGTTATCGAGTTGTCTTTAGTAGATCCTGTTCAAGAGAAAGCGGAGGATTTTTTAAATGCATTAATTGAAAATTATAATGAAGATGCTATTTCTGATAAAAAGTATGTAGCTGAGAATACTTCTAGATTTATTGAACAACGTTTGCTTATTATTAGTGATGAGTTGAAGGGTGTTGAATCTGATGTTGAATCGTTCAAGAAACAAAATAAGGTAACGGATATTGTTTCGGAAGCTGGATTGTTTTTGGAAAATGCGACTGAGTTTGAAAAGAAAGAGCTAGAAACTGAAACCCAATTGAAGGTGGTTAGTAGTATTTTGGATTATATGAATTCTAATACTAGTTCTGAATTACTTCCTGCTAATGTTTTACCTGCAGAGGAAGGCGCAAGTGCTTCTATTGCACAATATAATCAATTGGTTTTAGAGCGCAACAAGTTGTTGAAAACCGCAGGGTCAAAAAACAGTATGGTTTTGAATTTAGAGGCTAAAATAGCTACGTTAAAAAGTAGTGTTTCCTCTAGTTTATTGCAGTTGCAGAATCAACTAAAAATTAAGAAGAAGGATATTACGCGTCAGAAAGCTGTTTTAGGAGGAAAGATTTCTCAAATTCCAACGCAAGAAAAGATTTTTAGAGATATTGATAGAAAACAGAATATTAAAGAGGCTTTGTATTTGTACTTGTTGCAAAAAAGAGAAGAAACTCAGATTTCTCTTGCTGTAACGGCTCCTAATGCTAAGGTGATTGATACTGCTATAGCTTCTAAAAATCCGGTGTCGCCTAAACGTCAAATTATTTTTTTGGGAAGTTTATTTTTAGGATTGCTAATTCCTTTTTCTATTCTATACATCAGAAGATTATTAGATACTAAAGTTAAATCGCGATTGGATATTGAACAAGCTACTACGATGCCTATTATTGGTGATGTTCCAAAATCGGTTTCCAATGAAGTTATTCTTTCCAACACAAGCAGAACGAGTACGGCTGAATCACTTCGTATTGTTCGAACCAATCTTGAGTTCTTACTTAATGAAGTTCCAGAAGGTTTGGCCAAAACTATTTTCATAACGTCTACCTTTCCTAAGGAAGGAAAAACCTTTATATCGGTAAATTTGGCTTCCACGATTGCCTTGTCTGATAAGAAAGTATTGTTATTAGGTTTGGATATTAGAAATCCAAAAATAGAAGAATATTTATCTGTTCCCAAGGCAGGTGTTACTAATTATTTGGCTTCCAATGAGGGTGAGAACTTAGCTGATTTCATAACAAAAGTAGCAGGTTTTTCGAATTTGTTTGTCATGCCAGCCGGTATTGTTCCTCCCAATCCAGCTGAGTTGTTAATGGGCAAAAAGGTGGCGGAATTGTTTGAACAATTAAAGCAAGATTTTGATTATATTATTGTAGATACTGCTCCTGTAAGTTTGGTTACTGATACTTTATTGATATCCAAATATGCGGATGCTTTTGTATATGTTGCCAGAGCAAATTACTTAGACAAACGAATGTTGTCTTTACCAGAACGCTTGTATCAAGAGAAGAAACTACCTAATATGTCGATCTTAATTAACGATACCGATTCTACAAAAGGTTACGGATACGGCTACGGCTACGGATATGGCTATGGGGTTGAGGTTGAAAAAAAATCTTTTTGGAAACGTTTTTTTAGATAGTTTCGGGTTTTAGGTTTCGGGTTTCAAGTTTGAAGTTTCAGGTTTCAAGTTTGAAGTTTCAGGTTTCAAGTTTGAAGTTTCAGGTTTCAAGTTTGAAGTTTCAGGTTTCAAGTTTGAAGTTTCAGGTTTTAGGTTTCGTGTTTTAGGTTTCAAGTTTCAAGTTTCAAGTTTCGGGTTTTAGGTTTCAGGTTGAGAAGAAAATATAAAAAGTAACAAGGAAAAAGATTTTTAAAATTTTTGTAATTTTTTAAAT of Flavobacterium channae contains these proteins:
- a CDS encoding polysaccharide biosynthesis/export family protein, which gives rise to MKQFLIRFTFLTGILLLLVSCVAKEKVLYLQQTASVNSLTSYEPVLQPDDVVMITVSSENPEVAAPYNLNVISLQGATENVVGTQRIQTYILDKAGKIDFPILGSVVLGGLTKTEAVATLKGLLKDHVSDAVVNLRILNFKVTVLGEVQKPGTYTVSSERITLLEAIGMSGDMTIYGNRKNVLLIREKNGTKTTERIDLTKSDFLNSSSYYLSQNDVVYVEPNKTRINSSVVGPNLTVGISALSLIVTIIALTVK
- a CDS encoding GumC family protein — encoded protein: MNPNSIENSTTATFNLKEELENYLIYWRWFVLSLVVCITVAFLYLRYAIPNYKAVATILVQDERKGSMASELSAFEDLGLLNNVKNNVDNEIEVIKSRRLIESAIRDLSLQVSYFSIGRVKSEELYTNSPIAVVFSTTTPEFDSSSSRFEVQFTAINRFDLATGEGKSLGNYSIGVPISYKGSTFVVLPRKKKPIQPDTHLLVAVTPISNLVEDFKSRLTIATIGKNTSVIELSLVDPVQEKAEDFLNALIENYNEDAISDKKYVAENTSRFIEQRLLIISDELKGVESDVESFKKQNKVTDIVSEAGLFLENATEFEKKELETETQLKVVSSILDYMNSNTSSELLPANVLPAEEGASASIAQYNQLVLERNKLLKTAGSKNSMVLNLEAKIATLKSSVSSSLLQLQNQLKIKKKDITRQKAVLGGKISQIPTQEKIFRDIDRKQNIKEALYLYLLQKREETQISLAVTAPNAKVIDTAIASKNPVSPKRQIIFLGSLFLGLLIPFSILYIRRLLDTKVKSRLDIEQATTMPIIGDVPKSVSNEVILSNTSRTSTAESLRIVRTNLEFLLNEVPEGLAKTIFITSTFPKEGKTFISVNLASTIALSDKKVLLLGLDIRNPKIEEYLSVPKAGVTNYLASNEGENLADFITKVAGFSNLFVMPAGIVPPNPAELLMGKKVAELFEQLKQDFDYIIVDTAPVSLVTDTLLISKYADAFVYVARANYLDKRMLSLPERLYQEKKLPNMSILINDTDSTKGYGYGYGYGYGYGVEVEKKSFWKRFFR